A region from the Lycium barbarum isolate Lr01 chromosome 8, ASM1917538v2, whole genome shotgun sequence genome encodes:
- the LOC132607721 gene encoding uncharacterized protein LOC132607721, with translation MGGLTTTFQGKRGIRQGDPMSPYLFMIAMEYLQRELNTVASNPRFKFNPRCKKLGVMHICFADDLLMFCKADIPSIQLLQSAFLRFSTASGLQSNIDKSSIYMSGVKDNLRHTILNTLGFCKGSLPFKYLGRLQLINFVIFGIQTYWDQIFLLPKRIMKMIDSVCRSFLWTGGAAISKKAFLSWAKICLSKVAGGKNIINLGVWNKAAVIKQLWSIAEKKDYLWIKWGTLFDRLASVAHNVSIKKMYLSLTPSLPKVPWKCITMHPSVHPRYNFTVLVAL, from the exons ATGGGGGGATTAACAACCACCTTTCAAGGGAAGAGAGGGATCAGACAGGGTGACCCTATGTCACCCTATCTATTTATGATTGCCATGGAGTATCTGCAAAGGGAACTCAACACTGTTGCTTCAAATCCAAGGTTTAAATTTAATCCTAGGTGTAAAAAGCTAGGAGTGATGCATATTTGCTTTGCAGATGACCTCTTGATGTTCTGTAAAGCTGATATACCTTCCATTCAACTACTGCAAAGTGCTTTTCTCAGATTTTCAACAGCCTCTGGATTGCAGTCCAATATTGACAAGAGTTCTATATACATGTCAGGGGTGAAGGATAATCTCAGACACACCATTCTCAACACTTTGGGTTTCTGTAAGGGATCTCTCCCTTTCAAGTACCTAG GGAGATTGCAGCTCATAAATTTTGTGATCTTTGGAATTCAAACCTATTGGGACCAAATATTCCTACTGCCAAAGAGAATAATGAAGATGATTGACAGTGTTTGTAGATCATTCTTGTGGACTGGTGGAGCTGCAATATCAAAGAAGGCTTTCCTATCTTGGGCAAAGATATGTCTTTCAAAAGTAGCAGGAGGGAAAAACATTATAAACCTGGGTGTTTGGAATAAGGCTGCAGTGATCAAGCAACTTTGGTCTATTGCTGAGAAAAAAGACTATTTATGGATCAAATGG GGGACTCTTTTTGACAGACTTGCTTCAGTGGCTCACAATGTTTCTATCAAAAAGATGTATCTTTCTTTGACTCCATCACTTCCCAAAGTGCCTTGGAAGTGCATTACTATGCATCCAAGTGTGCATCCTAGGTACAACTTCACTGTATTGGTTGCACTATAG